A stretch of Desulfitobacterium dichloroeliminans LMG P-21439 DNA encodes these proteins:
- a CDS encoding FkbM family methyltransferase: MNKEQTEKFIELLSTEITPSCPSEIFYDKEILLYGAGRVGGLVYDALTGNGQSVTAFLDIRGSREMRYRSKPVYNLDDIALPQDVIENAIVLLSFDSSEAYFNAVANQLRAVGFRDILHYKYAAVFLYNPLAIQKAQQDILEFADLLEDEASIQVFYQFIKAKLISDFSAFCMPCDEPQYFAKSIKFRKGYQRFVDCGAYSGDSILTGLSHGIPIQSVVCFEPDEKNFSLLHQNMESCKDIQSAICFPCGVADRTGKFFFTNQGTAGSHISECGGEMIRCVSLSEALVGFHPTFIKMDIEGAEYSAILGAKKILVEDKPDLAIAVYHKNDDIWRIPLLIHSVIPEYKFFLRSHGLYGVDTVLYATI, translated from the coding sequence ATGAATAAAGAGCAAACAGAGAAATTTATTGAATTATTAAGTACAGAAATTACTCCCTCATGCCCGAGTGAGATATTCTATGATAAGGAGATCTTATTATATGGTGCGGGGCGTGTGGGCGGACTGGTTTATGATGCACTTACTGGGAACGGTCAGAGTGTGACAGCTTTTCTAGATATACGTGGATCACGGGAAATGCGTTATCGTTCTAAGCCGGTTTATAATTTGGATGATATTGCTTTGCCGCAGGATGTAATCGAAAATGCAATCGTGCTCTTAAGCTTTGATTCCTCGGAGGCCTATTTTAACGCAGTAGCCAATCAACTGCGTGCAGTGGGATTTCGTGATATATTGCATTATAAATATGCAGCAGTTTTTTTATATAATCCGCTGGCTATCCAAAAGGCGCAGCAAGATATTCTGGAATTTGCGGACTTGCTAGAAGATGAAGCTAGCATACAAGTGTTCTACCAGTTTATCAAAGCAAAGCTGATAAGTGATTTCTCTGCGTTCTGTATGCCTTGCGATGAACCGCAATACTTTGCCAAATCTATAAAATTTCGTAAAGGCTACCAGAGATTTGTTGACTGTGGAGCATATTCAGGGGATAGCATTTTGACAGGGTTGAGTCATGGGATTCCGATTCAATCCGTAGTGTGCTTTGAACCGGATGAGAAGAATTTCTCCTTACTACATCAGAATATGGAAAGCTGTAAGGATATCCAATCAGCTATATGCTTTCCTTGCGGAGTTGCGGATCGGACAGGCAAGTTCTTTTTCACGAATCAAGGGACAGCGGGTAGCCACATTTCTGAGTGTGGGGGAGAGATGATTCGGTGTGTATCACTATCTGAGGCGCTGGTAGGGTTTCATCCAACCTTTATCAAAATGGATATTGAGGGTGCAGAATACAGCGCTATACTGGGAGCGAAGAAAATTCTCGTGGAGGATAAGCCCGACTTAGCAATCGCGGTCTATCATAAAAATGATGACATTTGGCGAATTCCACTACTGATTCACTCAGTTATTCCTGAATATAAATTCTTTCTACGAAGTCATGGCCTTTATGGCGTGGATACAGTGCTATATGCAACAATATAA
- a CDS encoding glycosyltransferase has protein sequence MTMPMISIIIPVYNGSNYLRDAIDSAIAQTYSNKEIIVVNDGSKDYGHTEAICLTYADKIRYFHKENSGVASALNLGIANMRGEYFTWLAHDDFFYEYALEKQLLALQNCDDKTRIVHGNYDLLNVSSGSVSSVRQEHAYTIDQLTNSVFPIVIGTLHANALLIHKSHFDRVGLFDEKLPLTQDYDLMFRMFRGQQTIFLPEVLLCSRLHMQSGKVTNNRFALSCAELYYTFFKKLSQQEIQMMFPSLRAFYHRVACIMKNRADIPEISDVMKCMSELPKEEYNQKQEFLINRLWEFSGGCNRKICIFGAGFHGKILKYELDARTIPAECFCDNNPDKHKTMTAGLSCVPLSVLEADKQNWLVIIAVDAYAEIEEQLVTAEFPYVITKQCIDNLLLACPPQILGIDE, from the coding sequence ATGACAATGCCGATGATTTCGATTATCATACCTGTATATAATGGTTCTAACTATTTAAGGGATGCTATTGACTCGGCTATAGCACAAACGTATTCCAACAAAGAGATTATTGTGGTCAATGACGGTTCAAAAGATTATGGGCACACTGAAGCTATTTGTTTGACATACGCCGACAAGATTCGGTATTTTCATAAAGAGAATAGCGGTGTTGCATCCGCTTTGAATCTTGGTATTGCCAATATGCGGGGGGAGTATTTTACTTGGCTGGCACACGATGATTTTTTTTATGAATATGCATTAGAAAAGCAATTGCTTGCTTTGCAGAATTGCGACGATAAAACTAGAATTGTTCATGGCAACTACGATTTATTAAATGTTTCGTCTGGCTCTGTTTCTTCTGTGCGCCAAGAGCATGCATACACGATAGACCAGTTGACGAATTCGGTATTTCCAATTGTAATAGGAACGCTGCATGCAAACGCTTTGTTAATACATAAGAGTCATTTTGACAGAGTTGGGTTATTTGATGAGAAATTGCCATTAACACAAGATTATGACTTAATGTTTCGAATGTTTAGAGGGCAGCAAACGATATTTCTGCCTGAAGTATTATTATGCTCTCGATTACATATGCAGTCCGGCAAAGTGACGAACAATAGATTTGCTCTATCATGTGCAGAGTTATACTATACCTTTTTCAAGAAGCTTTCTCAGCAAGAAATCCAGATGATGTTCCCTTCACTAAGAGCCTTTTACCATCGGGTCGCCTGTATAATGAAAAATCGAGCTGATATACCAGAAATTTCAGATGTAATGAAGTGTATGTCGGAGTTGCCTAAGGAAGAATATAATCAGAAGCAAGAATTCTTAATAAATCGGCTATGGGAATTTTCCGGTGGATGCAATAGAAAGATTTGTATCTTTGGAGCGGGTTTTCATGGCAAGATTCTCAAATATGAACTTGATGCCAGGACTATTCCTGCCGAGTGTTTTTGTGACAACAATCCTGACAAGCATAAAACTATGACTGCTGGTTTGTCTTGTGTCCCGCTTTCTGTGCTTGAAGCGGACAAACAGAATTGGCTTGTCATTATAGCGGTAGATGCTTATGCTGAAATCGAAGAGCAACTTGTAACGGCGGAATTTCCTTATGTTATAACAAAACAGTGCATTGATAATCTATTGCTTGCTTGTCCGCCGCAAATTTTAGGGATAGATGAATAA
- a CDS encoding glycosyltransferase has translation MNIVYVNNCDLVGRRFNGYDLHLSLSQTGYDTHQLVLEKRSEEPSILALPDRHGGHIRAVLKNFEYQLSMANLLSPVGKLLAEHPVFQNADIVHYHLIHNQILSLLDLPALISRKPSIWTIHDPWLVTGHCVHPCDCKRWQDGCDPCCNLRDANFPLQHDNAHAMWKIKKAVYREMDIDLVVASKFMENYIRNSPLTAHFKRIHRIPFGIEIDRFSQSERNEVRDRWRIPYDNFVIGFRNEANEIKGTRYIEEMLDKLTSDIPITVLTLGTGKLPIEYTSKYQVLELGWTNDFPTLVDFYTACDVFLMPSLAESFGLMAIEAMASGCPIIVFEDTVLYDITFAPECGIGVPYKDSDKLKLAVERLIQSPPERQRRGEMGKRIVKEHYRYKDYVNRHIELYREVMERRQKPEKAYRYANQRLQETEVPQKMTEQLLQLEQQIKELSGGKAENLCVFGAGEYGIQLYQELRSRMVTVHCFADNNPDKWGYLFDSVNCISPQNLLERKETILIIVAIQNPQSVVEQLRSAGFPFITTKQTLDEILLAVPPIKWITGLEDIEGIDYSSKESVVLIQKFNRIIFEICKYYESRMPAK, from the coding sequence ATGAATATTGTGTACGTAAATAATTGTGATTTGGTTGGACGGCGATTTAACGGATATGATTTGCATTTGTCGCTGAGTCAGACGGGATATGACACACATCAATTGGTTTTAGAAAAAAGAAGCGAGGAACCATCAATATTAGCTTTGCCTGATAGGCATGGGGGCCATATCCGAGCAGTTTTAAAGAATTTTGAGTACCAATTGAGTATGGCAAATTTGCTTTCTCCGGTTGGCAAGCTATTGGCTGAACACCCTGTATTTCAGAATGCAGATATTGTACATTATCACTTAATTCATAATCAGATATTGTCTCTTTTGGATCTTCCTGCTTTAATATCTAGGAAGCCATCTATTTGGACGATTCATGATCCGTGGTTGGTAACCGGCCATTGTGTGCATCCATGTGATTGCAAGAGATGGCAGGATGGTTGCGATCCTTGTTGCAACCTGCGGGATGCTAATTTCCCATTGCAGCACGATAACGCCCATGCTATGTGGAAAATAAAAAAGGCCGTATATCGTGAGATGGATATTGACCTTGTAGTTGCTTCAAAGTTTATGGAAAATTATATTAGGAATAGTCCGTTGACAGCGCACTTCAAGCGAATACATAGAATTCCTTTTGGTATTGAGATTGATCGTTTTTCCCAATCAGAACGGAATGAAGTTCGAGATCGTTGGCGAATACCCTACGATAATTTTGTTATCGGCTTTCGAAATGAAGCGAATGAAATTAAAGGGACGCGCTATATTGAGGAAATGCTGGACAAGTTAACCTCCGATATTCCGATAACGGTACTTACCCTTGGAACAGGAAAATTGCCTATAGAGTATACCTCGAAGTATCAAGTTCTAGAGCTCGGCTGGACTAATGACTTTCCTACTCTAGTCGACTTCTATACTGCCTGTGATGTTTTTCTTATGCCTTCTCTGGCCGAGTCTTTTGGTCTGATGGCGATAGAAGCGATGGCCTCTGGTTGCCCGATCATTGTATTTGAAGATACGGTTTTATATGATATTACATTTGCGCCTGAATGTGGGATTGGGGTTCCTTACAAGGACAGCGATAAACTAAAATTGGCGGTAGAGCGCCTGATTCAGAGTCCTCCGGAACGCCAACGACGTGGAGAAATGGGTAAACGTATTGTTAAAGAACATTATCGATATAAAGATTATGTAAATCGTCATATTGAGCTGTATCGGGAAGTTATGGAGAGAAGGCAAAAACCGGAAAAAGCCTATCGCTATGCAAATCAAAGATTGCAAGAAACAGAGGTGCCGCAGAAGATGACTGAGCAATTATTGCAATTGGAGCAGCAGATAAAGGAACTTTCGGGTGGCAAGGCTGAAAATCTTTGTGTTTTCGGTGCGGGAGAATATGGAATCCAATTATATCAGGAGCTGCGAAGCAGAATGGTCACAGTCCATTGCTTTGCTGATAACAATCCAGATAAATGGGGTTATCTTTTCGATTCTGTTAACTGCATTTCTCCGCAGAACCTGTTAGAAAGAAAGGAAACCATATTAATTATTGTAGCTATACAAAATCCGCAATCTGTGGTAGAGCAATTGCGTTCAGCCGGCTTTCCGTTCATTACAACTAAACAGACACTTGATGAAATATTACTTGCGGTGCCTCCTATAAAATGGATTACAGGTCTAGAAGATATTGAAGGGATTGATTATTCTTCTAAAGAATCAGTGGTTTTAATTCAGAAGTTTAATCGGATCATTTTTGAAATCTGTAAATATTATGAGAGCAGGATGCCTGCAAAATAA
- a CDS encoding glycosyltransferase family 4 protein, whose translation MTRIALVVYGMLGGGIETFLLNLGAYLKCCQYDVTIVTTNCLGNWFERIAQMGLEEIYVPGLNSVEPLEHVSRVSKVLYDGEFDIVFSNHALFAQIGIGTGKANPVVIPIVHGTDEYCARIGTYNAGLCDHIVAVSPAVKKTVERINKHYKCDVILHGIPKANVDIAIERDFFLSTIKLMYVGRISNSDKGVFLLPPIVKTLIDDGLKVTLDVVGDGSDKGQLKELFQNNGTEKFVKYWGMLSSEQVRALMHSAHILLFPSYMEGLGIAPIEAQLCGCIPVASRLTGATDCTIQDKKTGFLVDHGEVKQFSQAIKQLYFDRPLLMRMSQQAKDYAEIHFSIERMGDQYHKLIQMALENKSENKLVSERNDPQKGLEKFTDKKVILWGTGAGCEWLCKMIPFEAFYFVDNNPLKWQCYFRGRPICSPQTLLQEHADKIMIIIASHSYMEEISMQLSQMGFNEDEHFTNIFKILEPELLLRYDLNFRT comes from the coding sequence ATGACAAGAATTGCTTTAGTTGTTTATGGTATGCTTGGAGGAGGGATTGAAACCTTCCTATTGAACTTGGGTGCATATCTTAAATGCTGTCAGTATGATGTGACGATTGTAACGACAAACTGCCTGGGCAATTGGTTTGAGCGAATCGCTCAGATGGGACTCGAAGAAATATATGTGCCTGGTTTAAATTCTGTAGAGCCTTTAGAGCATGTGAGTAGGGTATCAAAGGTGCTGTATGATGGAGAGTTTGATATTGTATTTTCAAACCATGCATTATTCGCTCAAATCGGTATTGGCACTGGCAAAGCTAATCCCGTTGTTATTCCTATTGTACATGGGACTGATGAGTATTGCGCGAGAATTGGCACTTATAATGCTGGACTTTGCGACCATATTGTTGCAGTTAGCCCTGCGGTAAAAAAGACAGTAGAGAGAATAAATAAGCATTATAAGTGCGATGTAATTCTACATGGTATTCCGAAAGCTAATGTAGATATTGCAATTGAACGAGATTTTTTCTTAAGTACGATAAAGCTTATGTATGTGGGGAGAATAAGTAATTCAGATAAAGGGGTATTTTTACTTCCACCGATAGTAAAGACCTTAATTGACGATGGGTTGAAAGTGACACTAGACGTCGTAGGGGATGGTTCAGATAAAGGGCAATTGAAGGAATTGTTTCAGAATAATGGAACAGAGAAGTTTGTTAAGTATTGGGGAATGCTTAGTTCGGAACAAGTGCGTGCTCTAATGCATAGTGCTCATATTCTTTTGTTTCCTTCTTATATGGAAGGTTTGGGCATTGCTCCAATTGAGGCACAGCTTTGCGGCTGCATACCTGTAGCATCTCGATTGACCGGTGCTACAGACTGTACCATTCAAGACAAAAAAACTGGATTTTTAGTGGATCATGGTGAAGTAAAACAATTTAGCCAAGCAATTAAACAGCTTTATTTTGATAGGCCATTGTTGATGCGCATGAGTCAACAAGCGAAGGATTACGCAGAAATCCATTTTAGTATCGAACGTATGGGAGATCAGTACCATAAATTGATTCAAATGGCACTTGAAAATAAATCCGAGAACAAATTAGTGAGTGAGAGAAATGATCCGCAAAAAGGCCTAGAGAAGTTTACTGATAAAAAAGTTATACTTTGGGGAACTGGCGCGGGCTGCGAGTGGTTATGTAAGATGATACCATTTGAGGCATTCTATTTTGTGGATAACAATCCGCTTAAATGGCAGTGTTATTTCAGGGGGAGGCCTATTTGCAGCCCCCAAACTCTATTACAGGAGCATGCAGATAAGATTATGATTATAATTGCCAGTCACTCTTATATGGAAGAAATTTCAATGCAACTTTCTCAAATGGGATTTAATGAAGACGAGCATTTTACAAATATATTTAAGATTCTTGAACCAGAACTTCTTTTGCGTTATGATCTCAACTTTCGCACATAG
- a CDS encoding glycosyltransferase, with the protein MASPLVSIIIPVYNGANYLRDAIDSALAQTYSECEIIVVNDGSTDNTEEICLSYGKKIRYYAKQNGGVATAVNIGVEHMQGEYFSWLSHDDVYYPHKVEYSINALYRDGDMTAPLFGDADLIDMHNQQLIRLRANEGHTNAKLTTGVYSLLYGVVNGNTVMLHRSVFEQCGLFDPLLRTTQDYDMWFRAFRNRRLVYVNQPLVKYRIHANQTGVIDPAHNMAREELHLGFYQALSEVEIISLFGSRYNFHYEMARCDSLAGFSNCADWNREQLFALVEPANGAKLRESAKVALLQWCSNRSDRIILFGAGKRGKALCRELTVRGIEVECFIDNNPGQGVVENLPCFLPEATMVQNAMIIITPENGTEQIWSQLLSLGCEYWIDYAEVMKIIRFVPAIRALVCDCCGGQKK; encoded by the coding sequence ATGGCTAGTCCTTTGGTATCCATCATTATTCCTGTATATAACGGTGCAAACTATCTTCGTGACGCGATTGATAGTGCGCTGGCTCAGACATATTCCGAATGCGAAATCATCGTTGTAAACGATGGTTCAACCGACAACACTGAAGAAATCTGTCTCAGCTATGGTAAGAAGATACGATATTATGCGAAACAGAATGGCGGTGTAGCCACTGCAGTAAACATAGGCGTTGAACACATGCAGGGAGAGTATTTCTCTTGGTTATCCCACGATGATGTTTATTATCCACATAAGGTGGAGTATTCAATAAACGCCCTTTATCGCGATGGAGATATGACTGCGCCGCTCTTTGGCGATGCGGATCTTATCGACATGCATAATCAGCAGCTGATACGCCTGCGGGCTAATGAAGGCCATACAAATGCCAAGCTGACTACTGGGGTGTATTCACTCTTGTATGGAGTGGTAAACGGAAATACCGTAATGTTGCATCGCAGTGTTTTTGAACAGTGTGGATTGTTTGATCCCCTGCTAAGAACAACCCAGGATTATGATATGTGGTTTCGGGCCTTTCGCAACCGTCGACTGGTTTACGTTAATCAGCCATTAGTAAAATACCGTATTCATGCCAATCAAACCGGTGTAATCGACCCAGCACATAATATGGCACGGGAAGAACTGCACTTAGGATTTTATCAAGCTCTTTCTGAGGTTGAAATTATTTCTTTATTTGGTAGCCGCTATAATTTCCATTATGAAATGGCGCGGTGTGACAGCCTAGCAGGCTTTTCAAACTGTGCAGATTGGAACCGGGAACAGCTGTTTGCATTAGTTGAACCAGCAAACGGGGCGAAGCTGCGCGAAAGTGCGAAAGTAGCATTATTGCAGTGGTGTAGCAATCGTTCAGACCGTATTATCCTATTTGGTGCAGGGAAGCGCGGTAAAGCGCTATGCCGCGAGCTTACTGTGCGCGGCATAGAGGTAGAGTGTTTTATAGATAATAACCCAGGCCAAGGAGTGGTAGAGAATCTGCCCTGTTTTTTGCCTGAGGCAACCATGGTGCAAAACGCGATGATTATTATTACACCGGAAAATGGGACAGAGCAAATCTGGAGCCAACTGCTTAGCTTGGGGTGCGAATATTGGATTGATTATGCGGAAGTGATGAAAATTATCCGGTTTGTACCAGCTATCCGTGCCTTAGTATGTGACTGTTGTGGAGGACAGAAAAAATGA
- a CDS encoding class I SAM-dependent methyltransferase encodes MQATRTKQLLHKNSIKGDAKICIFGAGDYGKRLYCLLKFSSIAIAMFADNNPIKWGKPVFGDVICQGPDTLLPNKECLLMIVAIKNEPEKIAAALRDMGFPYIVLMGDIIDKLEINAMNLVEDIGAELVRYMAYSGVGTDKCLEYDCLPMQRHFYQPIPDIKDLERRNIWERKSKLSGIRWEADRYVANLKDIAKYQPAYDWALSATADPLEFHLANSSFSYICASFLYGMIRKHRPQKIIEIGSGNSTRVIRKAIMDNMSDGVPPTSYKVIDPYCAFGSLDHAEIINMPVEEVDLTIFEELEENDILFIDSSHTVRIGGDVNYEILEILPILGPGVLIHFHDIPMPYEYGKTYATDPTFRVFWTESYLLQAFFVFNDSFEVLLPAMYLLQEQLAVCNECYPSMMNTDSWHSASLWLRRMK; translated from the coding sequence ATGCAAGCTACAAGGACAAAACAATTATTACATAAGAATAGCATTAAAGGAGATGCTAAAATTTGCATATTTGGGGCGGGAGATTATGGGAAAAGATTGTATTGCCTATTGAAATTTTCGTCCATTGCCATAGCCATGTTCGCTGATAATAATCCGATTAAATGGGGTAAGCCGGTTTTTGGTGATGTTATCTGTCAAGGTCCGGATACGCTGCTTCCAAACAAGGAATGTTTATTGATGATCGTTGCCATAAAAAACGAGCCGGAAAAGATTGCGGCGGCATTACGTGACATGGGCTTCCCGTATATTGTACTTATGGGAGATATCATTGACAAGTTGGAAATTAACGCAATGAATTTAGTTGAAGATATAGGCGCAGAGCTAGTTCGATATATGGCATATAGTGGAGTGGGAACAGACAAATGCTTGGAATATGATTGTTTGCCGATGCAAAGGCATTTTTATCAGCCCATACCCGATATTAAGGATTTAGAACGCCGCAATATTTGGGAGCGAAAAAGCAAGTTATCGGGTATTCGCTGGGAGGCTGATAGATATGTTGCCAATCTTAAGGACATAGCGAAATATCAACCGGCATACGACTGGGCTTTGTCAGCTACGGCTGATCCGCTGGAGTTTCATCTTGCTAACAGCTCGTTTAGTTATATTTGCGCATCCTTCCTATACGGTATGATTAGGAAGCACCGCCCTCAAAAAATTATTGAGATCGGTAGCGGTAATTCAACCAGAGTTATTCGTAAAGCTATCATGGACAATATGAGTGATGGTGTGCCACCGACTTCTTATAAGGTTATTGATCCCTATTGTGCTTTTGGTTCATTGGATCATGCAGAGATAATAAACATGCCTGTTGAGGAAGTAGATTTAACGATATTTGAGGAGCTAGAGGAAAACGATATCCTGTTTATTGACTCCTCACATACTGTTCGTATCGGTGGGGATGTAAATTATGAAATTTTGGAGATATTGCCGATTTTAGGGCCAGGGGTATTGATTCATTTCCACGATATTCCTATGCCTTATGAATATGGTAAGACTTACGCCACTGACCCAACATTTCGGGTATTTTGGACGGAAAGTTATCTATTGCAAGCATTCTTTGTCTTTAATGATTCGTTCGAGGTTTTATTGCCAGCTATGTATTTGTTGCAAGAACAGCTTGCGGTATGTAATGAATGTTACCCTAGCATGATGAATACCGATAGTTGGCATAGTGCGAGCTTGTGGCTACGGCGGATGAAATAG
- a CDS encoding glycosyltransferase family 2 protein → MTVSIIVPIYNTEEYLKRCVDSLVNQSYHDIEVLLVDDGSTDSSGLICDEYAATDVRVCVIHKPNSGEASARNAGLIKATGQYVMFCDSDDELPLYAIERFVNAMDESAADMAVGAYIEKSNNLSSRDFATRYCLPHYETYTSTQAIISILRGEEGPGQIGHALSAVNGSIFKRSIIFDNKIMFDEKFVIGNDSLFVADYLNFAKNIYNVFSIQYIYYQYGDERVQGMSWLYPDRLKLYVTMFGKFWRVIATSQGISEDIKNALLFKFFDNMIAEMVKAVAYEEYFFDGFLPELTELVNTSLVYEASQVYYPTRLTDSRVIPMLFKLKQSRLLLLTLRRRAKKHIEKYGKSSHVRLMVRG, encoded by the coding sequence ATGACAGTTTCAATTATTGTGCCTATTTATAATACAGAAGAATATTTAAAAAGGTGTGTGGACAGTTTAGTCAATCAAAGCTATCACGATATTGAGGTATTGTTGGTTGATGACGGCTCTACTGACTCATCTGGTTTAATCTGTGATGAATATGCTGCCACAGATGTACGGGTGTGTGTTATTCATAAACCGAATAGCGGAGAAGCCAGTGCGAGAAATGCGGGACTCATAAAGGCAACCGGACAATATGTTATGTTTTGTGATTCAGATGATGAATTGCCTCTATATGCGATAGAACGGTTTGTGAATGCAATGGATGAATCTGCGGCTGATATGGCTGTGGGAGCATATATAGAGAAGAGCAATAACCTATCATCACGCGATTTTGCTACGAGATACTGCCTACCACACTATGAAACCTACACTAGTACACAAGCCATAATCAGTATTCTGCGCGGTGAAGAAGGGCCGGGGCAAATTGGTCATGCTCTTAGTGCAGTTAATGGCTCTATCTTTAAACGCTCAATTATCTTTGATAACAAGATTATGTTTGATGAAAAATTTGTGATTGGGAATGACTCCCTGTTTGTCGCGGATTATTTGAACTTTGCGAAAAACATATACAATGTGTTTTCTATCCAATATATTTATTATCAATATGGGGATGAAAGAGTCCAAGGGATGTCATGGTTATATCCAGACCGATTAAAGTTGTATGTAACCATGTTCGGGAAATTTTGGCGTGTCATAGCTACCAGTCAGGGTATCTCCGAAGATATAAAAAATGCGCTTCTTTTTAAGTTTTTTGATAATATGATTGCAGAGATGGTGAAAGCAGTAGCATATGAAGAATATTTTTTCGATGGATTTCTACCAGAATTGACCGAGCTTGTTAACACATCTCTTGTGTATGAGGCTAGCCAGGTGTATTATCCAACAAGGCTGACTGACAGCCGTGTCATCCCTATGCTTTTCAAATTAAAGCAATCGCGGTTATTACTTTTGACCTTACGCAGAAGGGCAAAGAAGCATATAGAAAAATACGGTAAATCTTCTCACGTCCGCTTGATGGTTCGGGGATAA
- a CDS encoding radical SAM protein, with translation MRWTSKGHELDKFGEEYLQVEDLYIWGVSEVAKKCYDFLLFLNFNNKFNIIFLDKCSEKQNELFCGKKVFSPQSLLESTRQNAKKKAVILAFSNGQDEVRELLNRYGIVNVFSALQQHNRNDNFIQNFLCVWAMYKYGILISHWTNYCLTTRCNLNCKGCLNFTSYINNPRDETFNEFKSHIDMVFSKFDYLYSLHFSGGEPLLHKELPRFLDYISENYRERIFELFVITNGSIVPSVGVLKAIKQARCSVSLDDYSKNVPLCASRIESVKCAFENADIPVTLVRTDSWYDFEINDTDNSSLSEEEMIKHKDNCNSFLHDFYNGQIYGCCYHKFAQKAGIASETDNDYIDIASSSKMEILEFRQGFTNKGYVGFCRRCRGFSSNVKSIPCAIQIPLK, from the coding sequence ATGAGATGGACGAGTAAAGGCCATGAACTAGATAAATTTGGAGAAGAATACCTCCAGGTTGAAGATCTGTATATCTGGGGCGTGTCAGAGGTTGCGAAAAAGTGTTATGATTTTCTTTTGTTCCTAAACTTTAATAACAAATTTAATATTATTTTTTTGGATAAATGTAGCGAAAAGCAGAACGAACTATTTTGCGGTAAAAAAGTGTTTTCTCCCCAATCGCTATTGGAGTCTACAAGACAAAATGCTAAAAAGAAGGCAGTAATTTTGGCATTTTCAAATGGACAAGACGAAGTAAGGGAGTTATTAAATAGGTATGGTATAGTTAATGTATTTTCCGCTTTACAACAGCATAACCGAAACGATAATTTTATACAGAATTTTCTGTGTGTATGGGCGATGTATAAATACGGAATTCTCATATCGCATTGGACAAATTATTGTCTCACAACACGTTGTAATTTAAACTGCAAAGGATGCTTGAATTTTACTTCTTACATAAATAATCCTAGGGATGAGACCTTTAACGAGTTTAAAAGCCATATTGATATGGTATTTTCGAAGTTTGATTATTTGTATTCACTGCATTTTTCAGGAGGAGAACCATTATTGCATAAAGAGCTACCGCGCTTTCTTGACTATATTTCTGAAAATTATAGAGAGAGGATTTTTGAACTTTTTGTGATTACAAATGGTAGTATTGTGCCTTCTGTAGGTGTTTTGAAAGCAATTAAGCAAGCAAGGTGTTCAGTTAGTTTAGATGATTATTCTAAGAATGTTCCTCTGTGTGCTTCTAGAATAGAGTCGGTCAAGTGTGCATTTGAAAACGCAGATATTCCTGTTACGCTTGTTCGAACCGATAGTTGGTATGACTTTGAAATTAATGATACTGATAATTCATCACTAAGTGAAGAAGAAATGATAAAACACAAGGATAATTGTAATAGTTTTCTGCACGACTTTTACAATGGACAAATTTATGGATGTTGTTATCATAAGTTCGCGCAAAAAGCAGGAATAGCATCGGAAACTGATAACGATTATATTGATATAGCAAGTTCAAGTAAAATGGAGATACTTGAGTTTCGACAAGGTTTTACCAATAAAGGATATGTCGGTTTTTGTCGTCGCTGTCGTGGCTTCAGTAGCAATGTTAAATCCATTCCGTGTGCAATTCAAATTCCTCTAAAATAG